Proteins from a genomic interval of Diaminobutyricimonas aerilata:
- the hisG gene encoding ATP phosphoribosyltransferase yields MLRIAVPNKGSLSETAVEMLDEAGYATRRDTRELIVPDHRNGVEFFYLRPRDIATYVGSGALDVGITGRDLLLDSGSAATEIAALDFGGSTFRFAGPAGRFSGLADLEGVRVATSYTGLVGAFLEREGVSAQLVKLDGAVESAVALGVADAVADVVSTGSTLRKQGLEIFGPVILESTAVLIGAPREVPGLSTLERRLQGVLVARRYVLMDYDLPATLIEQAVAITPGLESPTVSPLRDREWVAVRVMVPRENTNQVMDELYELGARAILVSQIHAARI; encoded by the coding sequence ATGCTGCGCATCGCTGTGCCCAACAAGGGCTCCCTCTCCGAGACCGCCGTCGAGATGCTCGACGAGGCCGGATACGCCACCCGGCGTGACACCCGCGAACTGATCGTGCCCGACCACCGCAACGGGGTCGAGTTCTTCTACCTGCGTCCCCGCGACATCGCCACCTACGTCGGGTCGGGCGCCCTCGACGTCGGCATCACCGGCCGCGACCTGCTGCTCGACTCCGGTTCCGCCGCGACCGAGATCGCGGCCCTCGACTTCGGCGGCTCGACGTTCCGCTTCGCCGGCCCCGCCGGTCGCTTCTCGGGTCTCGCCGACCTGGAGGGCGTGCGCGTCGCGACGAGCTACACCGGCCTCGTCGGGGCGTTCCTCGAGCGGGAGGGCGTCTCCGCGCAGCTCGTCAAGCTCGACGGGGCGGTCGAGTCCGCCGTCGCCCTCGGCGTCGCGGACGCCGTGGCCGACGTCGTCTCGACCGGGTCCACCCTGCGCAAGCAGGGCCTCGAGATCTTCGGCCCGGTCATCCTCGAGTCGACGGCGGTGCTCATCGGCGCCCCGCGCGAGGTGCCCGGACTCTCGACGCTCGAACGCCGCCTGCAAGGCGTGCTCGTGGCCCGCCGGTACGTGCTCATGGACTACGACCTCCCGGCGACGCTCATCGAACAGGCCGTCGCGATCACCCCGGGCCTCGAATCGCCCACCGTGTCGCCGTTGCGCGACCGCGAATGGGTCGCCGTCCGCGTGATGGTGCCGCGCGAGAACACCAACCAGGTGATGGACGAGCTCTACGAGCTCGGCGCCCGGGCCATCCTCGTCAGTCAGATCCACGCGGCGAGGATCTGA
- the rpe gene encoding ribulose-phosphate 3-epimerase has product MTVRINPSILAADFVDFANELTRIPTADLVHVDVMDNHFVPNLTFGLPMVERLQQVSELPLDVHLMLEDADRWAPGYAETGAYSVTFHAEAAADPVAVARRLREIGARAGIALKPGTAVDPYLDLLPEFDQVLVMTVEPGFGGQSFMDSVMPKLERLRAAREAAGLDVWLQVDGGISEKTIGIAAEAGADTFVAGSSVFGTDDPVAAIATLRAAAQAHTHAH; this is encoded by the coding sequence GTGACCGTGCGCATCAATCCGAGCATCCTGGCCGCCGATTTCGTCGACTTCGCGAACGAGCTGACGCGCATCCCCACTGCGGACCTCGTGCACGTCGACGTGATGGACAACCACTTCGTGCCCAACCTGACCTTCGGGCTGCCGATGGTGGAACGCCTGCAGCAGGTGTCGGAGCTGCCGCTCGACGTGCACCTCATGCTCGAGGATGCCGACCGCTGGGCGCCCGGGTACGCCGAGACCGGGGCGTACTCGGTCACCTTCCACGCCGAGGCCGCCGCCGACCCCGTCGCCGTGGCCCGTCGACTGCGCGAGATCGGCGCGCGCGCGGGCATCGCGCTCAAGCCGGGCACCGCCGTCGACCCCTACCTCGACCTGCTGCCCGAGTTCGACCAGGTGCTCGTGATGACCGTCGAGCCCGGATTCGGCGGCCAGTCGTTCATGGACTCCGTGATGCCGAAGCTCGAACGACTGCGCGCCGCCCGCGAGGCGGCCGGCCTCGACGTGTGGCTGCAGGTCGACGGGGGGATCTCGGAGAAGACGATCGGCATCGCGGCGGAGGCGGGAGCCGACACGTTCGTGGCCGGATCGAGCGTCTTCGGCACCGACGACCCGGTGGCGGCGATCGCGACGCTGCGCGCGGCCGCGCAGGCGCACACCCACGCGCACTGA
- a CDS encoding DUF6704 family protein, with the protein MSVEDEGGHGNSPAAWTAVIIMLVAFAIGTSAFFFEVYWLVWASAGLVLVGLIVGAVLKKLGYGVGGERSAKAHS; encoded by the coding sequence GTGTCGGTAGAAGACGAAGGCGGCCACGGCAACTCGCCCGCCGCCTGGACGGCTGTCATCATCATGCTCGTCGCGTTCGCGATCGGCACGAGCGCCTTCTTCTTCGAGGTCTATTGGCTCGTGTGGGCGTCGGCCGGGCTCGTGCTCGTCGGCCTCATCGTCGGCGCCGTGCTCAAGAAGCTCGGTTACGGCGTCGGCGGCGAGCGTTCCGCGAAGGCGCACTCCTAG
- the trpB gene encoding tryptophan synthase subunit beta, translating to MSLRDQSGPFFGEYGGRFMPESLIAAIDELAAAYEAARNDPEFQAELAELHRSYSGRPSIITEVPRFAQHAGGARVILKREDLNHTGSHKINNVLGQALLTRRIGKTRVIAETGAGQHGVATATAAALFGLECRIYMGEVDTKRQALNVARMRLLGAEVVPVTTGSRTLKDAINEAYREWVTSVETTNYVFGTAAGPHPFPAMVRDFQKIIGEEARAQVLELTGGLPDAVVACVGGGSNAIGIFHAFLDDADVALYGFEAAGDGVDTERHAASIERGRPGVLHGARSYLLQDDDGQTLESHSISAGLDYPGVGPEHAHLADIGRAQYLPATDAEAMEALRLLSRTEGIIPAIESAHALAGALRLGRELGPDAVILVNLSGRGDKDVATAGRYFGLFDDGAVQE from the coding sequence ATGAGCCTGCGCGATCAGTCCGGTCCGTTCTTCGGCGAGTACGGCGGGCGCTTCATGCCCGAGTCGCTCATCGCCGCGATCGATGAACTCGCCGCCGCGTACGAGGCGGCGCGGAACGACCCGGAGTTCCAGGCGGAGCTCGCCGAGCTGCACCGCAGCTACAGCGGCCGGCCCTCGATCATCACCGAGGTGCCGCGCTTCGCGCAGCACGCCGGGGGAGCGCGCGTCATCCTCAAGCGCGAAGACCTCAACCACACCGGCTCCCACAAGATCAACAACGTGCTCGGCCAGGCGCTGCTCACCCGCCGCATCGGCAAGACACGGGTGATCGCCGAGACCGGCGCCGGACAGCACGGGGTCGCCACCGCGACGGCCGCGGCCCTGTTCGGGCTCGAGTGCCGCATATACATGGGCGAGGTCGACACGAAGCGCCAGGCGCTCAACGTGGCCCGCATGCGGCTTCTCGGCGCCGAGGTCGTGCCGGTCACGACCGGCTCGCGCACCCTGAAGGACGCGATCAACGAGGCCTACCGCGAGTGGGTCACGAGCGTCGAGACCACCAACTACGTCTTCGGCACCGCCGCGGGCCCCCACCCCTTCCCGGCCATGGTGCGCGACTTCCAGAAGATCATCGGCGAGGAGGCCCGCGCGCAGGTGCTCGAGCTGACCGGCGGGCTTCCGGATGCGGTCGTCGCGTGCGTGGGCGGCGGATCGAACGCGATCGGCATCTTCCACGCCTTCCTCGATGACGCCGACGTCGCCCTGTACGGCTTCGAGGCCGCCGGCGACGGGGTCGACACCGAACGCCACGCCGCGTCGATCGAGCGCGGGCGTCCCGGCGTGCTGCACGGCGCCCGGAGCTACCTGCTGCAGGACGACGACGGGCAGACCCTCGAGTCGCACTCGATCTCGGCCGGGCTCGACTACCCGGGCGTGGGCCCGGAGCACGCGCACCTCGCCGACATCGGCCGCGCGCAGTACCTGCCCGCGACCGACGCCGAGGCCATGGAGGCGCTGCGTCTGCTCAGCCGCACCGAGGGCATCATCCCCGCGATCGAATCCGCCCACGCCCTCGCCGGGGCGCTGCGGCTCGGACGCGAACTCGGCCCCGACGCCGTGATCCTCGTGAACCTCAGCGGACGCGGCGACAAGGACGTCGCGACCGCCGGGCGCTACTTCGGGCTCTTCGACGACGGGGCGGTGCAGGAGTGA
- a CDS encoding Trp biosynthesis-associated membrane protein produces the protein MTPARLKGSLLAAIAVVDGLALLSWTQTWFEVALDDGAVTVAGDQAAPALAAFGLAGLALVAALALAGPFFRFVLGALQAVLAGCVLLSAGLALGAPVRTVAGAVTEQTGVAGTDAVLSLIASVQPTAWPAVTIAVGILGVLAGLAVAATARRWPGQTRRFSRMESADAPRGAVDDWDALTGGDDPTGDATPPEDPRPAR, from the coding sequence GTGACCCCCGCCCGGCTCAAGGGTTCGCTGCTCGCCGCGATCGCCGTGGTCGACGGGCTCGCCCTGCTCTCGTGGACGCAGACGTGGTTCGAGGTCGCGCTCGACGACGGCGCGGTCACGGTGGCGGGCGACCAGGCGGCGCCGGCCCTCGCGGCGTTCGGCCTCGCCGGGCTCGCCCTCGTCGCCGCGCTCGCCCTCGCCGGACCGTTCTTCCGCTTCGTGCTCGGAGCGCTGCAGGCGGTGCTCGCCGGGTGCGTGCTCCTCTCGGCGGGTCTCGCGCTGGGCGCCCCGGTGCGCACGGTCGCCGGCGCCGTCACCGAGCAGACCGGCGTCGCCGGGACGGATGCGGTCCTCTCGCTCATCGCCTCCGTGCAGCCGACCGCCTGGCCCGCCGTGACGATCGCGGTCGGCATCCTCGGCGTGCTCGCGGGACTCGCCGTCGCGGCGACGGCGCGGCGCTGGCCGGGTCAGACCCGGCGCTTCAGCCGCATGGAGTCGGCCGACGCCCCCCGCGGCGCGGTGGACGACTGGGACGCCCTGACCGGGGGAGATGACCCCACGGGCGACGCCACGCCGCCCGAGGACCCCCGCCCCGCCCGGTAG
- the trpA gene encoding tryptophan synthase subunit alpha translates to MIHVADTIAARREAGGGALIGYLPVGFPDLDTSVEAAVALVENGVDALELGVPYSDPVMDGLAIQRATQAALSAGFRLRDVFTAVERIRARVDAPVLVMTYWNPVVQYGVERFAVTLRDAGGAGLITPDITPDSADEWIATSDTTGLERVFLAAPSSSDERLRATVAASRGFVYAVSTMGITGARQDVDAAARRLVARLREAGAENACVGIGISTAAQVTEVLEYGDGAIVGSALVSALADGGVPEVARVAAALAAGARAPHAH, encoded by the coding sequence GTGATCCACGTCGCCGACACCATCGCCGCCCGCCGCGAGGCGGGCGGGGGAGCGCTCATCGGTTACCTCCCGGTCGGATTCCCCGACCTCGACACGAGCGTCGAAGCCGCCGTCGCCCTCGTCGAGAACGGCGTCGACGCCCTCGAGCTCGGCGTGCCCTACTCCGACCCGGTCATGGACGGCCTCGCGATCCAGCGCGCCACCCAGGCGGCGCTGAGCGCCGGCTTCCGCCTGCGCGACGTCTTCACCGCGGTCGAGCGCATCCGCGCGCGGGTCGACGCGCCGGTGCTCGTGATGACCTACTGGAACCCCGTCGTGCAGTACGGGGTCGAGCGTTTCGCCGTGACCCTCCGCGACGCGGGCGGCGCCGGTCTCATCACCCCCGACATCACCCCGGACTCCGCCGACGAGTGGATCGCGACGAGCGACACCACCGGGCTCGAGCGGGTGTTCCTCGCCGCACCGAGCTCGAGCGACGAACGCCTGCGCGCCACCGTCGCCGCGAGCCGCGGCTTCGTCTACGCCGTCTCCACCATGGGCATCACGGGCGCCCGGCAGGACGTCGACGCGGCCGCCCGGCGGCTCGTCGCGCGACTGCGCGAGGCGGGAGCCGAGAACGCGTGCGTCGGCATCGGCATCTCCACGGCCGCGCAGGTGACCGAGGTGCTCGAGTACGGTGACGGAGCGATAGTCGGTTCCGCGCTCGTCTCCGCCCTCGCCGACGGTGGGGTGCCCGAGGTGGCGCGCGTCGCCGCCGCCCTCGCCGCGGGCGCCCGCGCTCCGCACGCACACTAG
- the hisF gene encoding imidazole glycerol phosphate synthase subunit HisF, giving the protein MSIAVRVIPCLDVAAGRVVKGVNFQNLRDAGDPVELARRYFEQGADEITFLDVTATVDDRATMYETVQATAEQVFIPLTVGGGVRTTDDVARLLASGADKVGVNSAAIARPRLVDEIADRFGAQVLVLSLDITRSEAAPSGFVVTTHGGRTLTDLDALAWAREAIERGAGELLVNSIDADGTKNGFDLELVTAMRAVSSVPVIASGGAGAVEHFPPAVAAGADAVLAASVFHNGEMTIGEVKRGLAEAGVLVR; this is encoded by the coding sequence ATGTCCATCGCCGTCCGGGTCATCCCCTGCCTCGACGTGGCGGCCGGCCGGGTCGTCAAGGGCGTGAACTTCCAGAACCTGCGTGATGCGGGCGATCCGGTCGAACTCGCGCGCCGGTACTTCGAGCAGGGCGCCGACGAGATCACCTTCCTCGACGTCACCGCGACGGTCGACGACCGCGCCACGATGTACGAGACCGTGCAGGCGACGGCCGAGCAGGTGTTCATCCCGCTCACCGTCGGCGGCGGGGTCCGCACGACCGACGACGTCGCCCGGCTGCTCGCGAGCGGCGCAGACAAGGTCGGCGTGAACAGCGCCGCGATCGCCCGCCCGCGACTCGTCGACGAGATCGCCGACCGCTTCGGCGCGCAAGTGCTCGTGCTCTCGCTCGACATCACCCGATCGGAGGCGGCGCCCTCCGGCTTCGTCGTCACCACGCACGGCGGACGCACCCTCACCGACCTCGACGCCCTCGCCTGGGCGCGGGAGGCGATCGAGCGGGGCGCTGGCGAACTGCTCGTCAACTCGATCGACGCCGACGGCACCAAGAACGGCTTCGACCTCGAACTCGTCACGGCGATGCGCGCCGTCAGCTCGGTGCCCGTCATCGCCTCCGGCGGTGCCGGAGCGGTCGAGCACTTCCCGCCCGCCGTGGCGGCGGGAGCCGACGCGGTGCTCGCCGCGAGTGTGTTCCACAATGGCGAGATGACGATCGGCGAGGTCAAGCGCGGCCTCGCCGAGGCGGGAGTACTGGTGCGATGA
- a CDS encoding FKBP-type peptidyl-prolyl cis-trans isomerase — protein sequence MTEATKPEIDFIEGPAPTELVITDITVGDGAEAQPGANVEVHYLGVDFETGEEFDSSWNRGESITFPLAGLIKGWQEGIPGMKVGGRRQLVCPPHLAYGPAGGGHRLSGRTLVFVIDLLDVK from the coding sequence ATGACTGAAGCCACCAAGCCCGAGATCGACTTCATCGAGGGCCCGGCCCCGACCGAACTCGTCATCACCGACATCACCGTCGGCGACGGCGCCGAGGCGCAGCCGGGCGCCAACGTCGAGGTGCACTACCTCGGCGTCGACTTCGAGACCGGTGAGGAGTTCGACTCGAGCTGGAACCGCGGCGAGTCGATCACCTTCCCGCTCGCCGGCCTCATCAAGGGCTGGCAGGAGGGCATCCCCGGCATGAAGGTCGGCGGCCGCCGCCAGCTCGTCTGCCCGCCGCACCTCGCCTACGGGCCCGCCGGCGGCGGACACCGCCTCTCGGGACGGACCCTCGTGTTCGTGATCGACCTGCTCGACGTCAAGTAA
- a CDS encoding anthranilate synthase component I has protein sequence MSTTRAEFDERIAAGDRVVPVLRDLFADGETPVGIYRKLADGRPGSFLLESAEQGGIWSRYSFVGVSSFGVLTERDGLAEWLATGIDADRALGADAPSAPLEALAALHERWNTPRRDGLPPLTGGLVGFIGWEAVRQLERLPHPPVADFAVPAQALAFASELVVVDHRTATLSLVATALNDGTDEADTLWAAAQERLDAMQSALAQPTEAWLHEVDPGTVPTPRPRVEPADYQAAVERSKQHIRDGDVFQVVISQRFDHELTAEPIDVYRVLRTLNPSPYMYLLSLVDPTGERYAIVGSSPEALVKVQRGRVFSHPIAGSRPRGETPERDTELADELLRDPKERAEHLMLVDLARNDLQRVCRPGTVEVTEFMQVERFSHIMHIVSSVEGELRDDADAVDAFRATFPAGTLSGAPKPRALEIIDDLEPAQRGVYGGVVGYFDFAGDADLAIAIRTALLQGDVARVQAGAGLVADSDPLTEHQEAQNKAAAPLRAVAIANALRRVR, from the coding sequence ATGAGCACCACACGAGCGGAGTTCGACGAGCGGATCGCCGCCGGCGACCGGGTCGTGCCCGTGCTGCGCGACCTGTTCGCCGACGGGGAGACCCCGGTAGGCATCTACCGCAAGCTCGCCGACGGACGACCGGGCAGCTTCCTGCTCGAGTCGGCGGAGCAGGGCGGCATCTGGTCGCGGTACTCGTTCGTCGGCGTCTCGTCGTTCGGCGTGCTGACCGAACGCGACGGTCTCGCCGAGTGGCTGGCCACCGGGATCGACGCCGACCGCGCGCTCGGTGCGGACGCACCGTCGGCGCCGCTCGAGGCCCTCGCGGCCCTCCACGAACGCTGGAACACCCCGCGCCGCGACGGGCTCCCGCCGCTCACCGGCGGTCTCGTCGGTTTCATCGGCTGGGAGGCGGTGCGTCAGCTCGAGCGCCTGCCGCATCCGCCCGTCGCCGACTTCGCCGTTCCCGCCCAGGCGCTCGCCTTCGCGTCGGAACTCGTCGTGGTCGACCACCGCACGGCGACGCTCTCGCTCGTGGCGACGGCGCTCAACGACGGCACCGACGAGGCCGACACGCTGTGGGCCGCCGCGCAGGAACGGTTGGACGCGATGCAGAGCGCCCTCGCTCAGCCGACGGAGGCGTGGCTGCACGAGGTGGACCCCGGCACCGTCCCGACCCCGCGGCCCCGCGTAGAGCCGGCCGACTATCAGGCCGCGGTCGAACGCTCGAAGCAGCACATCCGTGACGGCGACGTGTTCCAGGTCGTCATCTCGCAGCGGTTCGACCACGAGCTGACCGCCGAGCCGATCGACGTGTACCGGGTGCTGCGCACGCTCAACCCGAGCCCGTACATGTACCTGCTGAGCCTCGTCGATCCCACAGGCGAGCGGTACGCGATCGTCGGCTCCTCGCCGGAGGCCCTCGTCAAGGTGCAGCGGGGACGGGTGTTCTCCCACCCGATCGCCGGCTCCCGCCCGCGCGGCGAGACGCCGGAGCGCGACACCGAACTCGCCGACGAGCTGTTGCGCGACCCGAAGGAGCGCGCGGAGCACCTCATGCTCGTCGACCTCGCCCGCAACGACCTGCAGCGCGTCTGCCGTCCCGGCACCGTCGAGGTGACCGAGTTCATGCAGGTGGAGCGGTTCAGCCACATCATGCACATCGTCTCGTCGGTCGAGGGGGAACTGCGCGACGACGCGGACGCCGTCGACGCCTTCCGGGCGACGTTCCCGGCCGGGACGCTCTCCGGCGCGCCGAAGCCGCGCGCCCTCGAGATCATCGACGACCTCGAACCCGCGCAGCGGGGCGTCTACGGCGGGGTCGTCGGCTACTTCGACTTCGCGGGCGACGCCGATCTCGCGATCGCCATCCGCACGGCGCTGCTGCAGGGCGACGTGGCCCGCGTGCAGGCCGGAGCGGGGCTCGTGGCGGACTCCGACCCGCTCACCGAGCACCAGGAGGCGCAGAACAAGGCCGCCGCTCCGCTGCGGGCCGTGGCGATCGCCAACGCGCTGCGGCGGGTGCGGTGA
- a CDS encoding phosphoribosyl-ATP diphosphatase, with translation MKTFDALFGELSEKAVSRPAGSGTVAELDAGVHAIGKKIVEEAAEVWMAAEYQSDDETAEEISQLIYHLQVLMVAKGLTPADVYRHL, from the coding sequence GTGAAGACCTTCGACGCCCTCTTCGGCGAGCTCAGCGAGAAGGCCGTCTCCCGCCCCGCGGGCAGCGGCACCGTCGCGGAGCTCGACGCGGGCGTGCACGCGATCGGCAAGAAGATCGTGGAAGAGGCCGCCGAGGTGTGGATGGCGGCCGAGTACCAGAGCGACGACGAGACCGCCGAGGAGATCAGTCAGCTGATCTACCACCTGCAGGTGCTCATGGTCGCCAAGGGCCTGACGCCCGCGGACGTGTACCGACATCTGTGA
- the lgt gene encoding prolipoprotein diacylglyceryl transferase, translating into MFSPLSLLHSSIPSPDPQWQVLFNVSEWLRDAFGWDLPFDIRIHTYAICLLLGMVAAALITDARLHRRGTDRGAVLDVALWAIIFGIIGARAWHVLTHPDDYFGADKNPLEILAIQNGGIAIFGSLVGGAVGAWIGCRLSGLRFWTFADALAPGLLVAQALGRLGNYFNHELFGTPTDLPWGLEIESSNPAFPAGLEDGTLFHPTFLYEMLWNLFGVVLILLIEREYRLQWGKVFGLYLIWYGLGRSWFESIRVDPSELFLGIRSNVWGAFLAIFIGVVILFVQSRRHPGREPGPYMPGREPERSAEVDSDDTYSEEDEIGDVAEESTETPATSGAGTKS; encoded by the coding sequence GTGTTCTCGCCGCTTTCGCTCCTCCACTCGAGCATTCCGAGCCCCGACCCGCAGTGGCAGGTGCTGTTCAACGTGTCCGAGTGGCTCCGTGACGCCTTCGGCTGGGATCTGCCGTTCGACATCCGCATCCACACCTACGCGATCTGCCTGCTGCTGGGCATGGTCGCCGCGGCCCTCATCACGGATGCCCGACTGCACCGGCGCGGCACCGATCGTGGCGCCGTGCTCGACGTGGCGCTGTGGGCCATCATCTTCGGCATCATCGGCGCGCGGGCGTGGCACGTGCTCACGCACCCCGACGACTACTTCGGCGCGGACAAGAACCCGCTCGAGATCCTCGCCATCCAGAACGGCGGCATCGCGATCTTCGGATCGCTCGTCGGCGGAGCGGTCGGCGCCTGGATCGGCTGCCGCCTCTCGGGCCTGCGCTTCTGGACCTTCGCGGACGCCCTCGCGCCCGGGCTGCTCGTCGCGCAGGCGCTCGGTCGCCTCGGCAACTACTTCAACCACGAGCTCTTCGGCACGCCGACCGACCTGCCGTGGGGTCTCGAGATCGAGTCGAGCAACCCGGCCTTCCCGGCCGGGCTCGAGGACGGAACCCTGTTCCACCCGACGTTCCTGTACGAGATGCTCTGGAACCTGTTCGGCGTGGTCCTCATCCTGCTCATCGAACGCGAGTACCGCTTGCAGTGGGGCAAGGTCTTCGGCCTCTACCTCATCTGGTACGGGCTGGGTCGCTCGTGGTTCGAGTCGATCCGGGTGGATCCGAGCGAGCTGTTCCTCGGCATCCGGTCGAACGTCTGGGGCGCATTCCTCGCCATCTTCATCGGCGTGGTCATCCTGTTCGTGCAGTCGCGACGCCACCCGGGACGCGAACCGGGGCCGTACATGCCCGGTCGCGAGCCGGAGCGTTCGGCTGAGGTAGACTCGGACGACACCTACTCGGAAGAAGACGAGATCGGCGACGTCGCCGAGGAGTCCACCGAGACGCCCGCCACAAGCGGCGCAGGCACCAAGTCCTAG
- the trpC gene encoding indole-3-glycerol phosphate synthase TrpC: MLDSLVEGSLEDAAARRELTPLDRVEAAALARPAALDARAALARSERVKIIAEVKRASPSRGDLAEIPDPADLAARYERGGASAISVLTEQRRFRGSLDDLERVRAAVSLPVLRKDFIADPYQVFEARAAGADLVLLIVAALEQPLLAELHDLIRQLGMTALVETHSADEVSRAIDLGAEVIGVNARDLRTFDLDRDLFGELAPAIPAGVVKIAESAVTSPADVAHYRAAGADVVLVGEALVTGDPVSTLESFLAAS; this comes from the coding sequence GTGCTGGACTCACTCGTCGAGGGTTCGCTCGAAGACGCGGCGGCGCGGCGCGAGCTGACGCCGCTCGACCGCGTGGAGGCGGCCGCCCTCGCGCGCCCCGCCGCCCTCGACGCGCGCGCCGCCCTCGCCCGTTCCGAGCGGGTGAAGATCATCGCCGAGGTCAAGCGCGCGAGCCCGTCCCGCGGCGACCTCGCGGAGATCCCCGACCCCGCCGACCTGGCGGCGCGCTACGAGCGCGGCGGCGCGAGCGCGATCAGCGTGCTGACCGAGCAGCGGCGCTTCCGCGGATCGCTCGACGACCTCGAACGCGTGCGTGCCGCGGTGTCGCTCCCGGTGCTGCGCAAGGACTTCATCGCCGACCCGTACCAGGTGTTCGAGGCGCGCGCCGCGGGCGCCGACCTCGTGCTGCTCATCGTGGCGGCGCTCGAGCAGCCGCTGCTCGCCGAACTGCACGACCTCATCCGTCAGCTCGGCATGACCGCGCTCGTCGAGACGCACAGCGCCGACGAGGTGAGCCGGGCCATCGACCTCGGAGCCGAGGTCATCGGCGTCAATGCGCGCGACCTGCGCACCTTCGACCTCGACCGCGACCTGTTCGGCGAGCTCGCCCCGGCCATCCCCGCCGGAGTCGTCAAGATCGCCGAGTCGGCCGTCACCTCACCGGCCGACGTCGCGCACTACCGCGCGGCGGGAGCGGACGTCGTGCTCGTCGGCGAAGCCCTCGTGACGGGCGACCCCGTCTCCACCCTCGAATCCTTCCTGGCGGCATCATGA
- the hisI gene encoding phosphoribosyl-AMP cyclohydrolase, protein MTDATTPMTAEEALAVATFGSDGLLPAIIQEEGTREVLMLGYMDPEALRRTLTEGRVTFWSRSRQEYWRKGDTSGHAQYVRAAAFDCDTDTLLVTVHQVGAACHTGAHACFDTHPLQPVIGEVA, encoded by the coding sequence ATGACGGATGCGACGACCCCGATGACCGCGGAGGAGGCCCTCGCCGTGGCCACCTTCGGCTCCGACGGGCTGCTGCCCGCGATCATCCAGGAGGAGGGCACCCGCGAGGTGCTCATGCTCGGGTACATGGATCCGGAGGCGTTGCGCCGCACCCTCACGGAGGGCCGCGTCACGTTCTGGAGCCGCTCGCGTCAGGAGTACTGGCGCAAGGGCGACACCTCCGGCCACGCGCAGTACGTGCGGGCGGCCGCCTTCGACTGCGACACCGACACACTGCTCGTCACCGTGCACCAGGTCGGCGCAGCCTGCCACACCGGGGCGCACGCGTGCTTCGACACCCACCCGCTGCAGCCGGTCATCGGGGAGGTCGCATGA